The Streptomyces sp. B3I8 nucleotide sequence CCCGGGCGGGAGCCGACCGGAACCCGGTGGAAGCCGCCCAGGGCCTGGTGGAAGCCGCCCCGGCCCCGTCGGTCGCCGTCCCGGATCCGGCGGAACGTCCCGGTGTCCGAGCGCGCGGCCCTCGGCGTGGCCGGCCGGGCGGCCGTCGTGGCGGTCCTCCAGTTCCTTGACGAGGTCCTGGAGTTCGGAGCGGATCCAGTCGCGGGTCGCCACCTCGCCGAGCCCCATGCGCAGCGCGGCGATCTCGCGCGTCAGGAACTCGGTGTCGGCGATCGACCGCTCGTTCTGCTTGCGGTCCTGTTCGAGGTTGACCCGGTCGCGGTCGTCCTGCCTGTTCTGCGCCAGCAGGATCAGCGGGGCGGCGTACGAGGCCTGTAGCGACAGCATCAGCGTCAGGAAGATGAACGGGTACTGGTCGAAGCGCAGGTGCTCGGGCGCGGCCACGTTCCACACCACCCACAGGATGATGACGATCGTCATCCAGACGATGAACCGTCCGGTGCCCAGGAAACGCGCGATGCGTTCGGACAGCCGTCCGAACGCCTCCGGGTCGTACTCCGGCAGCAGCCGGCGGCGCGGCGCGCGCGGCTGGTCCAGCCGGGCGCGCGTGCGGGAGCTCGCGGTGGCACCCACGGGAGCGCGCTCGCGCGATTCGCGGTCAGGAGTCATCGGGCGCCCCCTCCCCGAGGTGGAACTCCGTCTCGCGCCAGTCCTCGGGCAGCATGTGGTCCAGTACGTCGTCCACCGTCACCGCGCCCAGCAGCGAGCCGGACTCGTCGACGACCGGCGCGGCCACCATGTCGTACGCGGCGAAGAACCCGGCGACCACGGGCAGCGCGTCGTCCGGGGCGAGCGACTGCAGATCGTCGTCGATGATCGAGCTGACCAGCGTGTACGGGGGGTCGCGCAGCAGCCGCTGGAAGTGCACCGTGCCGAGGTACTTGCCGGTCGGCGTGTCGTCCGGCGGCCGGCACACGTACACCTGGGCGGCGAGAGCGGGGGACAGGTCCCGGTTGCGGACCCGGGCGAGCGCGTCGGCGACGGTGTCGTCGGGCCGCAGGATGATCGGCTCGGTCGTCATCAGACCGCCCGCCGTGTCCTCCTCGTACGCCATCAGCCGGCGCATGTCGGCGGCGTCGGCGGGTGCCATCAGACTCAGCAGCCGCTCCTGGTCGTCCTCGGGCAGCTCGGCGAGCAGGTCGGCGGCGTCGTCGGGGTCCATCGCCTCCAGGACGTCCGCGGCGCGCTCCTCCTTCAGCTTGCCGAGGACCTCGATCTGGTCGTCCTCGGGCAGCTCCTCCAGGACATCGGCGAGCCGGTCGTCGTCCAGGGCGGCGGCGACCTCGGCGCGGCGCTTGGCGGAGAGGTGGTGCAGCACGTTGGCGAGGTCGGCGGGGCGCAGCTGCTCGAAGGTGGCGAGCAGGCTCTCGGCCCCCTGGCCGTGCTCCTCCAGGGAGAACCCGGTGACGGCGTTCCACTCGACGGTGAGGGTCTCGCCGCGGCTGCGCCGGAAGGCCCCGCCCCGGCCGCGCCTGCGGACGAAGACGCGGTCGATCTCCCAGTCCCGGCGGGCCGGGAGCTGCTGCACCGACAGATCCAGGACGGTGACCTCCTCGCCGCCGTCGACCAGCGTGACCCGGCGGTCCA carries:
- a CDS encoding magnesium transporter MgtE N-terminal domain-containing protein — translated: MAASAPRIFVSHLSGVAVFDPTGDQVGRVRDLVVMFRMDRLPPRLLGLVVELSTRRRIFLPMTRVTSIESGQVISTGVLNVRRFEQRPTERLVFGELLDRRVTLVDGGEEVTVLDLSVQQLPARRDWEIDRVFVRRRGRGGAFRRSRGETLTVEWNAVTGFSLEEHGQGAESLLATFEQLRPADLANVLHHLSAKRRAEVAAALDDDRLADVLEELPEDDQIEVLGKLKEERAADVLEAMDPDDAADLLAELPEDDQERLLSLMAPADAADMRRLMAYEEDTAGGLMTTEPIILRPDDTVADALARVRNRDLSPALAAQVYVCRPPDDTPTGKYLGTVHFQRLLRDPPYTLVSSIIDDDLQSLAPDDALPVVAGFFAAYDMVAAPVVDESGSLLGAVTVDDVLDHMLPEDWRETEFHLGEGAPDDS
- a CDS encoding DUF1003 domain-containing protein gives rise to the protein MTPDRESRERAPVGATASSRTRARLDQPRAPRRRLLPEYDPEAFGRLSERIARFLGTGRFIVWMTIVIILWVVWNVAAPEHLRFDQYPFIFLTLMLSLQASYAAPLILLAQNRQDDRDRVNLEQDRKQNERSIADTEFLTREIAALRMGLGEVATRDWIRSELQDLVKELEDRHDGRPAGHAEGRALGHRDVPPDPGRRPTGPGRLPPGPGRLPPGSGRLPPGSGRGRDAEDR